In the Candidatus Binatia bacterium genome, one interval contains:
- a CDS encoding ABC transporter substrate-binding protein: protein MPGRLRIAIEAAPNSLDPRYASDANASRIASLVHCALVRTDARGGWAPQLASSWSRPDETTWLFTLRDDARFHDGAPVTADDVVATYRSVLDPSSLSPKRGALASLDTVEAVAPREVRFRLHEADASFLDAAAIGVISAQAAARHVDAGAAAPDGCGPYRVASEDDHSVILEAAATSLQPPASLSSIEFRVVPDTVMRTLELAGGEVDFSENTLEPDEVRHLQRDATTLAVSVTDYDAFQYLGINHRHPALADVRVRRAIALAIDRDSIVANLLDGQAAPATGMIPPHREDYEGRVRHYRYDPARARRLLDRAGLVDPDGDGPLPRLRLRYATSTVELRRRIAEVIAAELGDVGIEVTIESHEWGTFFDDISRGNFDLYSLAWVGIRDPDLYRLALHSAMLPPAGSNRGFFRNARIDALTERGRSENDPATRRRIYARVQRTAARTLPVIPLWWPKNVVVMTTRLHGFVPDPTGELIGLARARLD from the coding sequence GTGCCCGGGCGGCTGCGGATCGCGATCGAAGCCGCGCCCAATTCGCTCGATCCTCGCTATGCCTCCGATGCCAACGCGAGCCGCATCGCGTCGCTCGTGCACTGCGCGCTCGTGCGTACCGACGCACGCGGCGGCTGGGCACCGCAGCTGGCTTCGTCGTGGAGCCGTCCGGACGAGACGACCTGGCTCTTCACGCTGCGCGACGATGCGCGCTTCCACGATGGTGCACCGGTGACCGCCGATGATGTCGTCGCGACGTACCGCTCGGTGCTCGATCCTTCTTCGCTGTCGCCGAAGCGAGGCGCGCTCGCATCGCTGGACACGGTCGAGGCCGTCGCGCCGCGCGAAGTTCGCTTTCGCCTGCACGAGGCCGACGCCTCGTTTCTCGATGCCGCTGCGATCGGCGTCATCTCCGCGCAGGCCGCTGCGCGTCACGTCGACGCCGGCGCGGCCGCGCCCGATGGCTGCGGCCCTTACCGCGTCGCGAGCGAGGACGATCATTCGGTGATCCTCGAAGCGGCGGCGACGTCGCTGCAGCCGCCTGCATCGCTGTCGTCGATCGAGTTTCGCGTCGTGCCCGACACCGTGATGCGTACGCTCGAGCTTGCCGGCGGCGAGGTCGATTTCAGCGAGAATACGCTCGAGCCCGATGAGGTTCGCCACCTCCAGCGCGATGCAACCACACTTGCCGTTTCGGTCACCGACTACGACGCGTTCCAGTATCTCGGCATCAACCACCGTCATCCGGCGCTGGCCGACGTGCGCGTGCGCCGCGCGATCGCGCTGGCGATCGACCGCGACTCGATCGTCGCGAACCTTCTCGACGGCCAGGCCGCCCCGGCCACGGGAATGATTCCGCCGCATCGCGAAGATTACGAAGGCCGTGTCCGCCACTACCGCTACGACCCTGCACGGGCGCGGCGCCTTCTCGATCGCGCCGGTTTGGTCGATCCCGACGGAGACGGGCCGCTGCCTCGCCTTCGCCTGCGCTATGCGACCAGCACCGTCGAGCTGAGGCGACGCATCGCCGAGGTCATCGCCGCCGAGCTTGGCGACGTCGGCATCGAAGTCACGATCGAAAGCCACGAGTGGGGCACGTTTTTCGACGACATCTCCCGCGGAAATTTCGACCTCTACTCGCTGGCATGGGTCGGGATCCGCGATCCGGACCTCTACCGCCTCGCGCTCCATTCGGCGATGCTGCCGCCGGCCGGCAGCAACCGGGGGTTTTTCCGCAACGCGCGCATCGACGCGCTGACGGAGCGGGGGCGCAGCGAGAACGACCCGGCAACGCGGCGGCGCATCTACGCGCGCGTGCAGCGCACGGCCGCGCGCACCCTGCCGGTCATCCCGCTGTGGTGGCCGAAGAACGTCGTCGTGATGACGACGAGGCTGCACGGGTTCGTGCCCGACCCGACCGGAGAGCTCATCGGGCTGGCGCGTGCGCGGCTGGACTGA
- a CDS encoding YihY/virulence factor BrkB family protein: MPSFLQKRADAVAAAVWTDLPADAPAWRRLAVHLLRVLWMAGEGYHSDSCSLRASALTLATMLALVPALAASFAYVRGLGWTGQRLEGLLLQRATILSPEAVSTIVSLVDNISIAGLGLVGALFAVGSAISLLSQIESAFDAVWGNTHGRSGIRKAADAMIMLFLGPVLVAVVASSEAAVRSSAVLTWLGGFGDLETPIRLAFALAWSVLVCGAFIGFYLLLPVSRVGWRSAVLGGVLAGLTWQVAQTFYVDFQIGLGGYNAIYGALAQIPILVFWMWTSWVLVLAGAETVAADQNLRVVGRRYSNDLACGVPREGLALALAVELAGAAFEKRVAPTLAGLAEQVAMPIRNVAEVFGMLDEAGLVHTGGEDQRQCFLSLSPGSIAVDRVIAAARCEDSHDGTAVNGAHLKTEVLSALARVADSRHEALGATSLADLVDHHERGGRAL; encoded by the coding sequence GTGCCCTCGTTCCTGCAAAAGCGCGCCGATGCGGTTGCTGCGGCGGTCTGGACCGATCTGCCCGCCGACGCGCCTGCGTGGCGCCGCCTCGCCGTCCATCTGCTGCGCGTGCTGTGGATGGCGGGCGAAGGCTACCACTCCGACTCCTGCTCGCTTCGCGCCTCCGCGCTGACGCTTGCGACGATGCTCGCGCTGGTGCCGGCCTTGGCCGCATCCTTCGCGTACGTGCGCGGGCTCGGCTGGACGGGGCAGCGCCTCGAGGGGTTGCTGCTGCAGCGCGCGACCATCCTTTCGCCCGAGGCCGTGAGTACCATCGTCTCCCTCGTCGACAATATCAGCATTGCGGGGCTCGGGCTCGTCGGCGCCCTGTTCGCGGTCGGCAGCGCCATTTCGCTGCTGTCGCAGATCGAGTCGGCCTTCGATGCCGTGTGGGGAAACACGCACGGCCGAAGCGGCATCCGCAAAGCAGCCGATGCGATGATCATGCTGTTCCTCGGGCCGGTGCTCGTGGCCGTCGTCGCCAGCTCCGAGGCCGCCGTGCGCAGCTCGGCCGTCCTTACCTGGCTCGGCGGTTTCGGTGACCTCGAGACACCGATCCGCCTCGCCTTCGCACTGGCGTGGTCGGTGCTGGTCTGCGGCGCGTTCATCGGCTTTTATCTTCTGCTTCCGGTTTCGAGAGTCGGGTGGCGCTCGGCGGTGCTCGGAGGTGTGCTTGCCGGCCTCACGTGGCAGGTCGCGCAGACCTTCTACGTCGATTTCCAGATCGGGCTCGGCGGCTACAACGCGATCTACGGAGCGCTGGCGCAGATCCCGATCCTCGTCTTCTGGATGTGGACGAGTTGGGTGCTCGTTCTAGCGGGCGCAGAGACCGTCGCAGCCGACCAGAACCTGCGCGTCGTCGGAAGGCGATACAGCAACGATCTCGCATGCGGTGTCCCGCGCGAAGGACTCGCGCTGGCGCTTGCTGTCGAGCTGGCAGGTGCCGCGTTCGAAAAGCGCGTCGCGCCGACGCTGGCCGGCCTGGCCGAGCAGGTCGCGATGCCGATCCGCAACGTTGCCGAAGTGTTCGGCATGCTGGACGAAGCGGGACTCGTGCACACCGGAGGAGAAGACCAGCGCCAGTGCTTTCTTTCGCTGTCGCCGGGCAGCATCGCGGTCGACCGCGTGATCGCCGCCGCACGCTGCGAGGATTCGCACGATGGAACTGCCGTCAACGGTGCCCACCTGAAGACCGAAGTACTGTCGGCGCTCGCCAGGGTCGCCGACTCCCGCCACGAGGCGCTCGGCGCCACGTCCCTGGCCGACCTCGTCGATCACCACGAGCGAGGCGGCCGCGCGCTGTAA